In one window of Phalacrocorax aristotelis chromosome W, bGulAri2.1, whole genome shotgun sequence DNA:
- the NRTN gene encoding neurturin isoform X2 produces MKVWKFAAIASMLLSSMLSILVCRDMFNGSRKYSPLPSSLSSSRASSSSSSSLPAALRRSPRALQRHSSLLSQYSSLLESYTEGEIRQLISALVERYSQAMNSGSHELPLFPRAGSRRKRARARHKPCALKELEVSVSELGLGYESDETVLFRYCSGTCEAAIRSYDLSLKSMRSRRKIKKEKVRARPCCRPLAYDDDVSFLDAYNRYYTVNELSAKECGCV; encoded by the exons ATGAAGGTATGGAAGTTTGCAGCCATTGCATCGATGCTCCTCAGTTCCATGTTATCCATTTTAGTTTGTAGAGACATGTTCAACGGAAGCCGGAAATACAGCCCCTTGCCTTCCTCGCTGTCTTCCTCACGggcatcttcctcctcctcctcctcgctgccagcagctctgcggAGATCCCCACGGGCCCTGCAACGCCACAGCTCGCTGCTCTCCCAGT ACAGCAGCTTGTTGGAGAGCTACACAGAGGGGGAGATCCGGCAGCTGATCTCGGCACTGGTGGAGCGCTACAGCCAGGCCATGAACTCGGGCAGCCACGAGCTGCCGCTCTTCCCCCGGGCAGGCAGCCGCAGAAAGCGCGCCCGCGCCCGCCACAAACCCTGCGCCCTGAAGGAGCTGGAGGTGAGCGTCAGCGAGCTGGGCCTGGGCTACGAGTCGGACGAGACGGTGCTTTTCCGCTACTGCAGCGGCACCTGCGAGGCGGCCATCCGGAGCTACGACCTCTCGCTGAAGAGcatgaggagcaggaggaagatcAAGAAGGAGAAGGTCCGGGCTCGACCCTGCTGCCGGCCGCTGGCCTACGACGACGACGTCTCCTTCCTGGACGCCTACAACCGCTACTACACCGTCAACGAGCTCTCGGCCAAGGAGTGCGGCTGCGTGTGA
- the NRTN gene encoding neurturin isoform X1 — protein sequence MLVVPQEIASQPKQRERGREEGATGESRVIRIFVLPVLQSFNVLTCSKMKVWKFAAIASMLLSSMLSILVCRDMFNGSRKYSPLPSSLSSSRASSSSSSSLPAALRRSPRALQRHSSLLSQYSSLLESYTEGEIRQLISALVERYSQAMNSGSHELPLFPRAGSRRKRARARHKPCALKELEVSVSELGLGYESDETVLFRYCSGTCEAAIRSYDLSLKSMRSRRKIKKEKVRARPCCRPLAYDDDVSFLDAYNRYYTVNELSAKECGCV from the exons ATGCTGGTGGTCCCGCAGGAGATAGCCAGCCAGCCCAAGCAACGGGAacggggaagggaagagggggcCACAGGGGAAAGCCGCGTAATAAGGATAtttgttttgcctgttttgCAGAGTTTCAATGTTCTGACTTGCTCTAAGATGAAGGTATGGAAGTTTGCAGCCATTGCATCGATGCTCCTCAGTTCCATGTTATCCATTTTAGTTTGTAGAGACATGTTCAACGGAAGCCGGAAATACAGCCCCTTGCCTTCCTCGCTGTCTTCCTCACGggcatcttcctcctcctcctcctcgctgccagcagctctgcggAGATCCCCACGGGCCCTGCAACGCCACAGCTCGCTGCTCTCCCAGT ACAGCAGCTTGTTGGAGAGCTACACAGAGGGGGAGATCCGGCAGCTGATCTCGGCACTGGTGGAGCGCTACAGCCAGGCCATGAACTCGGGCAGCCACGAGCTGCCGCTCTTCCCCCGGGCAGGCAGCCGCAGAAAGCGCGCCCGCGCCCGCCACAAACCCTGCGCCCTGAAGGAGCTGGAGGTGAGCGTCAGCGAGCTGGGCCTGGGCTACGAGTCGGACGAGACGGTGCTTTTCCGCTACTGCAGCGGCACCTGCGAGGCGGCCATCCGGAGCTACGACCTCTCGCTGAAGAGcatgaggagcaggaggaagatcAAGAAGGAGAAGGTCCGGGCTCGACCCTGCTGCCGGCCGCTGGCCTACGACGACGACGTCTCCTTCCTGGACGCCTACAACCGCTACTACACCGTCAACGAGCTCTCGGCCAAGGAGTGCGGCTGCGTGTGA
- the NRTN gene encoding neurturin isoform X3, producing MFNGSRKYSPLPSSLSSSRASSSSSSSLPAALRRSPRALQRHSSLLSQYSSLLESYTEGEIRQLISALVERYSQAMNSGSHELPLFPRAGSRRKRARARHKPCALKELEVSVSELGLGYESDETVLFRYCSGTCEAAIRSYDLSLKSMRSRRKIKKEKVRARPCCRPLAYDDDVSFLDAYNRYYTVNELSAKECGCV from the exons ATGTTCAACGGAAGCCGGAAATACAGCCCCTTGCCTTCCTCGCTGTCTTCCTCACGggcatcttcctcctcctcctcctcgctgccagcagctctgcggAGATCCCCACGGGCCCTGCAACGCCACAGCTCGCTGCTCTCCCAGT ACAGCAGCTTGTTGGAGAGCTACACAGAGGGGGAGATCCGGCAGCTGATCTCGGCACTGGTGGAGCGCTACAGCCAGGCCATGAACTCGGGCAGCCACGAGCTGCCGCTCTTCCCCCGGGCAGGCAGCCGCAGAAAGCGCGCCCGCGCCCGCCACAAACCCTGCGCCCTGAAGGAGCTGGAGGTGAGCGTCAGCGAGCTGGGCCTGGGCTACGAGTCGGACGAGACGGTGCTTTTCCGCTACTGCAGCGGCACCTGCGAGGCGGCCATCCGGAGCTACGACCTCTCGCTGAAGAGcatgaggagcaggaggaagatcAAGAAGGAGAAGGTCCGGGCTCGACCCTGCTGCCGGCCGCTGGCCTACGACGACGACGTCTCCTTCCTGGACGCCTACAACCGCTACTACACCGTCAACGAGCTCTCGGCCAAGGAGTGCGGCTGCGTGTGA